The following nucleotide sequence is from Flavimarina sp. Hel_I_48.
GATTGCAGTTGTTGTGCTTCGGCAAAACCTGCATACAAGCAAAAAACAAGTACCAAAACTATTTTGTATTTTCTTTTTTTTATCATCTCGAAATATTTTTGGTATTCCCTGATTTGTTTTTTAGTGTTTTCTTCTTCCGCGAAAGGGCGGCCTCCTTTTTCCAACTGAACAAAACAGGAACAATAAAGTAAGAAGTAACGTCAATGATCATTCCCCCAAAACTGGGTATTGCCATAGGTATCATAATATCACTTCCCCGGCCAGTAGAAGTTAAAACGGGCAATAAAGCAAGGATTGTGGTTGCTGTTGTCATTAGGCAGGGACGGATACGTTTTTCGGCAGCCATCAACGCAGATTCTCTGATGGCGGCTTTGTCCGTAGGGTCATTTCTATCGAAGGTCTGTGTCAAATAGGTCGCCATTACCACCCCATCATCGGTGGCAATACCAAACAAAGCGATAAAGCCCACCCAAACTGCCACGCTAAGATTAATGGTTTTCATATTGAAAAGATCCCGCAGGTTCTCTCCAAAAAAACTGAAATTGAAAAACCAATCCTGACCATATAGCCAAATCATTATAAACCCACCGGCAAAAGCTACTGCAATACCCGTAAAAACCATCAACGAGGTAGAAACGGAACGGAATTGAAAATAAAGGATTAAAAAGATAATGATGAGTGCAAGTGGAACTACTATCGATAAGGTTTTTTCCGCACGAATCTGGTTTTCATAAGTGCCCGTAAATTGATAATTGATCCCTTTTGGGACGGTAAGTTCACCGGTATCGATTTTCTGTTGGATAAGTGCCTGGGCATTTTCCACGACATCCACCTCGGCAAAGCCATCGAGTTTATCAAACAAAACATATCCAACCAAGAATGTATCTTCACTTTTGATGACCTGTGGCCCTTTTTCATACCGGATATCCACTAATTCCCCGAGGGGGACCGGGTTTCCATTTGAGACGGGTACATAAATATCTTTTATTTCATCAGCGTTTCCGCGAAGTTCCCTTGGATACCGTACGCGAACGCCATAGCGTTCACGGCCTTCCACAGTTTGTGTTAACGGCATCCCGCCCACGGCCACTTGAAGAACCTGTTGTACATCCTCGATGGAGATGCCATACCGGGCAAGACGTTCCCTGTTTATATCGATCAACAAATAGGGCTTCCCAACGATACGGTCTGCAAAAACAGCTTCCTTTTTTACGCCTTTCGACTGTTTTAAAATATCCTCCAATTTCAGTCCAAAGGCTTCAATTTGTCTCAGGTCCTGACCTTTGACCTTGATGCCCATAGGAGCCCGCATCCCAGTTTGCAGCATTACCAGACGGGTTTCGATGGGTTGCAGTTTAGGGGCGGAGGTGACCCCCGGAAGTTTGGTAACCTTTACGATCTCGTTCCAGATATCATCAGGCGATTGTATTTCCGGTCGCCAATTACGATAGAATTCCCCATCCTCATCAGGCATCAGGTTTCCCCTGTCAATAAGGAACGGATCTTCAACCTTAGCTTCTTTGTAGTTTTCTGAATTGGTAACCTCGTTGTTGGGATTGGTCACCAAACCGCCATCTTTCAGCATAAAAAACCCATCTTCGTTTACTTTATAGCGTTGGGGTTTTCCATCGGAATCCTCCATATATTCCGATTTATACTGGATTATATTTTCATACATCGATAGGGGAGCGGGATCAAGCGCCGATTCCGTCCGACCCGATTTTCCCACTACGGTCTTAATCTCGTGTATTCCTGCCACGGCCATATCCAATTGCTGCAACACCCGCTTATTTTCTGCTACCCCAGCATGTGGTAATGAAGTAGGCATCAGCAGGAAGGAGCCTTCGTTGAGCGAGGGCATAAATTCTTTACCCATATTGGTCATTATTAAGATGCCAAGAACGAAAACGGTTGTAGGAATGCAGAGGAACAGCACTTTATTACGCAAAGCCCATTTCAGAATGCTGGAATAATAGTGTTTAAACAATGAAAACGCTCCTAAAAGGCCAAAACAGATGATCCCCACAAAAAGAAGGTTGATCAATATGCTACGGTCAAAGCCTAATGGACGCCAATATTCTGCCAAAAGAAATACAATGGCTATTGCCGAAATAATCATATTAGCCACATTCGCTCGTTTTTCAGAAAGCCACAGTCTGTCGGAAACTTTTGATGCAATTTTCGCATCCTTTAAAAGTCCAACAATTCCGAAGGCTATCAGTATAAGGCCCAACCAATACCCAAAAACTATTGCTGTTACTCCTAAAAGGATCAAAAGCCCGTTGATGATATTCCGGGTCGTTTTCTGAATATTTTTTCTTCGGAAAAGGAATGCCGCAAAGGGCGGGATTAGGAACAGGGCAACAATAATGGATGCGGTGAGCGCCATCGTTTTGGTAAAGGCCAATGGCCTAAATAATTTCCCTTCGGCACCTATCATTGTAAACACAGGAATAAAACTTATGATGGTGGTAAGAACCGCTGTGACGATCGCCCCTGAAACTTCAGCAGTAGCATTATAGACGAGCGTGTTGATGGGTTGCCTTGTTTCACCATTTAAAACCCGCACATCCTCTTCGTCCAGATACCTGATAATATTCTCACAGAGAATGACCCCTACATCTACCATTGTACCAATGGCAATCGCAATTCCCGAAAGAGCCACGATATTGGCATCTACGCCGAAAAATTTCATCGCAATAAATACCATTAGCACCGCAACGGGCAATAATCCCGAAATAAGTATGGAAGCCCTTAAATTAAAGACCATCACAATGATCACGAGTATCGTTATCAGTATTTCAAGGGTCAAGGCTTCATTGAGTGTGCCTAAAGTTTCCTGGATGAGTTCCGTACGGTCGTAAAAAGGGACAATGGTTAGTTGTGAGGTTCGGCCATCTTTCAATTTCTTTGAAGGTAAGCCGGAGCTCAGCTCTTTTATTTTATCTTTTACATTGTTGATGACCTCCATCGGGTTTGCTCCATTACGGGCCACGACAACGCCACCTACTACTTCAGCTCCTTCCTTGTCCAGAATCCCCCGGCGTGGGGCAGGGCCTAAGTGTACGCGGGCTATATCTTTAATGCGTATTGAAGTATAATCTTCGGAAGTAACGACCGCGTTTTCAATGTCGGCGATGGACTTCACATAACCGAGACCGCGCACCAAATATTCCGCCTGATTTATTTCCAGTGTTTGTGCGCCAATATCCTTATTGCTTTCCTTGACCGCTTTGACAATTTCACTCAGGCCAATATTATATTGGCGCATAAGTTCAGGATCGACATCTATTTGATATTCTTGAACAAAGCCACCAATGGAAGCCACTTCGGAGACCCCGCTTGCGGAAGAAAGGGCATATTTCACATAATAGTCCTGTATGCTGCGAAGTTCTTGCAGATCCCAGCCACCGGTTACGTTTCCATCTTTGTCACGGCCTTCCAAAGTGTACCAGTAAATCTGACCCAATCCGGTCGCATCTGGACCCAAACTTGGGTTTACCCCATCCGGTAACAAACCACTGGGCAGAGAATTGAGTTTTTCGAGGATACGGCTTCGGCTCCAGTAAAATTCCACATCTTCATCGAAAATAATATAGATACTCGAAAACCCAAACATTGAAGAACTGCGGATGGTTTTCACCCCGGGAATACCCAACAACGCTGTAGTAAGCGGATAGCTTACCTGATCTTCTATGTCCTGCGGGGAGCGTCCTTCCCATTTGGTGAAAACGATTTGTTGATTTTCCCCAATATCGGGTATGGCGTCAACCGCTACAGGGTCTGTGGGGAGAAAACCAGTGTCCCAGTTAAAGGGAGCGTTAACGATGCCCCAGCCCACAAAGATCGTGAGCATAAGAACAGCGATAAGTTTATTTTCAATGAGGAATTTTATACCCTTATTTAACATAGGTATTGATAATTAAACAGTTATACATTGAA
It contains:
- a CDS encoding efflux RND transporter permease subunit; the encoded protein is MLNKGIKFLIENKLIAVLMLTIFVGWGIVNAPFNWDTGFLPTDPVAVDAIPDIGENQQIVFTKWEGRSPQDIEDQVSYPLTTALLGIPGVKTIRSSSMFGFSSIYIIFDEDVEFYWSRSRILEKLNSLPSGLLPDGVNPSLGPDATGLGQIYWYTLEGRDKDGNVTGGWDLQELRSIQDYYVKYALSSASGVSEVASIGGFVQEYQIDVDPELMRQYNIGLSEIVKAVKESNKDIGAQTLEINQAEYLVRGLGYVKSIADIENAVVTSEDYTSIRIKDIARVHLGPAPRRGILDKEGAEVVGGVVVARNGANPMEVINNVKDKIKELSSGLPSKKLKDGRTSQLTIVPFYDRTELIQETLGTLNEALTLEILITILVIIVMVFNLRASILISGLLPVAVLMVFIAMKFFGVDANIVALSGIAIAIGTMVDVGVILCENIIRYLDEEDVRVLNGETRQPINTLVYNATAEVSGAIVTAVLTTIISFIPVFTMIGAEGKLFRPLAFTKTMALTASIIVALFLIPPFAAFLFRRKNIQKTTRNIINGLLILLGVTAIVFGYWLGLILIAFGIVGLLKDAKIASKVSDRLWLSEKRANVANMIISAIAIVFLLAEYWRPLGFDRSILINLLFVGIICFGLLGAFSLFKHYYSSILKWALRNKVLFLCIPTTVFVLGILIMTNMGKEFMPSLNEGSFLLMPTSLPHAGVAENKRVLQQLDMAVAGIHEIKTVVGKSGRTESALDPAPLSMYENIIQYKSEYMEDSDGKPQRYKVNEDGFFMLKDGGLVTNPNNEVTNSENYKEAKVEDPFLIDRGNLMPDEDGEFYRNWRPEIQSPDDIWNEIVKVTKLPGVTSAPKLQPIETRLVMLQTGMRAPMGIKVKGQDLRQIEAFGLKLEDILKQSKGVKKEAVFADRIVGKPYLLIDINRERLARYGISIEDVQQVLQVAVGGMPLTQTVEGRERYGVRVRYPRELRGNADEIKDIYVPVSNGNPVPLGELVDIRYEKGPQVIKSEDTFLVGYVLFDKLDGFAEVDVVENAQALIQQKIDTGELTVPKGINYQFTGTYENQIRAEKTLSIVVPLALIIIFLILYFQFRSVSTSLMVFTGIAVAFAGGFIMIWLYGQDWFFNFSFFGENLRDLFNMKTINLSVAVWVGFIALFGIATDDGVVMATYLTQTFDRNDPTDKAAIRESALMAAEKRIRPCLMTTATTILALLPVLTSTGRGSDIMIPMAIPSFGGMIIDVTSYFIVPVLFSWKKEAALSRKKKTLKNKSGNTKNISR